One Luteolibacter flavescens genomic region harbors:
- a CDS encoding inactive transglutaminase family protein, with product MASRVKLLLVVLFLTAIGGGIAAYKHVRLGLPLKAGTLPEQWLVEAKITFMASPEGGKVSARLSLPAAAVDEGIGQESGSVGYNYYVEKDRGEYAAIWASEKQSGNQAIYYRVSFPKLLKSGGEPMPHSGGGLPVAEDPGLSGASENAAKRVVQRAKSVSADPNSLFVSLFTAINAIDASQEVGVLRKQYEGEVGGRSSAIPALGIDLLNLAGVPARLAYGVRLEEARGGQQPTRLVEYYDGADWKVRDPDEPASTLDPEKIFVWNRGGGALFEVNGDAEASQLTFTVIRDLVPLTELTNLRDSPLLISTIFGLPASEQAVFRYVVLIPLGAFVVVVMRNIIGVSTLGTFMPVLLALALLEIPLDSGLIMFTVIIAAGLWFRFLLSRLNMLVVPRVAACVVIVTLLMMVLSVVSYKLGIRDGLQITLFPMIILAWTIERMSLIWEEEGKRSAIMQVGGSLFVAVIAYLFMSIRQVQYLAFYFPEMLLVLLAVIILIGRYTGYRLSELMRFRDFKEA from the coding sequence ATGGCCTCGCGCGTCAAACTTCTCCTCGTCGTCCTCTTTCTCACGGCGATCGGCGGTGGCATCGCCGCCTACAAGCACGTCAGGCTCGGGCTCCCGCTGAAGGCGGGCACACTGCCGGAGCAATGGCTGGTAGAGGCGAAGATCACCTTCATGGCGTCGCCGGAGGGCGGCAAGGTTAGCGCCCGGCTTTCGCTGCCCGCGGCGGCGGTGGACGAGGGGATCGGACAGGAGTCCGGCTCCGTGGGCTACAACTACTACGTCGAGAAGGATCGCGGGGAATACGCCGCGATCTGGGCCTCGGAAAAGCAGTCCGGGAATCAAGCCATCTACTATCGGGTCAGCTTCCCGAAGCTCTTGAAGAGCGGCGGAGAGCCCATGCCTCACTCGGGCGGAGGTCTCCCTGTGGCAGAAGACCCGGGGCTGTCCGGTGCTTCCGAGAATGCGGCGAAGCGCGTGGTCCAGCGCGCGAAGTCGGTTTCTGCGGATCCCAATTCGCTCTTCGTCAGCCTTTTCACTGCGATCAATGCCATCGATGCCTCGCAAGAAGTCGGGGTGCTGCGGAAGCAGTACGAAGGAGAAGTCGGCGGACGCAGCAGCGCGATCCCCGCGCTCGGCATCGACCTGCTCAATTTGGCCGGTGTCCCGGCCCGACTCGCCTATGGCGTGAGGCTTGAGGAAGCCCGTGGCGGCCAGCAGCCGACGCGCCTGGTGGAATACTACGACGGGGCCGATTGGAAAGTCCGCGATCCCGATGAGCCGGCTTCCACGCTCGATCCGGAGAAAATCTTCGTCTGGAACCGCGGCGGTGGCGCGCTCTTCGAAGTAAATGGCGATGCGGAGGCTTCGCAGCTCACCTTCACCGTCATCCGCGACCTCGTCCCGCTCACGGAACTCACCAACCTGCGGGACTCACCGCTGCTGATTTCCACGATCTTCGGGCTGCCTGCCTCCGAGCAAGCCGTCTTCCGCTACGTGGTGCTCATCCCGCTGGGGGCCTTCGTGGTGGTCGTCATGCGGAATATCATCGGCGTCTCCACGCTCGGCACCTTCATGCCGGTGCTGCTCGCGCTGGCACTCCTCGAGATCCCGCTGGATAGCGGCCTGATCATGTTCACCGTGATCATCGCGGCGGGGCTGTGGTTCCGCTTCCTACTTTCAAGGCTTAACATGCTGGTGGTTCCACGCGTCGCCGCCTGCGTGGTCATCGTCACGCTCCTGATGATGGTGCTCAGCGTGGTGAGCTACAAGCTGGGCATCCGCGATGGCCTCCAGATCACGCTCTTCCCGATGATCATCCTTGCCTGGACGATCGAGCGCATGTCGCTGATCTGGGAGGAGGAGGGGAAGCGCAGCGCGATCATGCAGGTCGGTGGGTCGCTCTTCGTAGCCGTCATCGCCTACCTCTTCATGAGCATCCGGCAGGTGCAGTACTTGGCATTCTATTTCCCGGAGATGCTACTCGTCCTGCTGGCGGTCATCATCCTGATCGGCCGCTACACGGGCTACCGCCTCTCCGAGCTCATGCGCTTCCGCGATTTCAAGGAGGCGTGA
- a CDS encoding alpha-L-glutamate ligase-like protein, translating to MTTDDRQEEKASEAVSPQPAGPLSVASKPTAPVVRRWWHRWIRTPSELRAMGVVGINMRNARFLLPNNPRKLYDLVDNKLRTKQLAVEKEMAVPETYGVISSPRDAAMIHRLLGNRDSFVIKPARGSGGKGVLVIVAREGDWFIKPSGSRLSLDEIRHHCSNILAGLFSLGGKRDVGLIEYRVHPARVLTEISFQGAPDIRVVMLHGYPVMAMLRAATRESDGRANLHQGAIGIGIDLATGRTIRAVHHGHPIERHPDLKVPVVGVQLPHWDAILDIAVTCHEMTGLGYLGVDVMIDEEKGPLMIEVNARPGLAIQLANGVGLLRRLEPALNRHVSHPHDSREQKIDFSRRTFAAS from the coding sequence ATGACGACGGACGACAGACAGGAAGAGAAGGCATCTGAGGCGGTTTCGCCCCAGCCTGCCGGTCCTTTGTCCGTCGCCTCAAAGCCCACCGCCCCGGTGGTGCGCCGCTGGTGGCACCGGTGGATCCGCACGCCCTCCGAACTCCGGGCGATGGGCGTGGTGGGCATCAACATGCGGAACGCCCGCTTCCTGCTGCCGAACAACCCGCGCAAGCTCTACGACCTGGTCGATAACAAGCTCCGCACGAAGCAACTCGCGGTGGAGAAGGAGATGGCCGTTCCCGAGACCTACGGCGTGATCAGCAGCCCGCGCGACGCGGCGATGATCCACAGGCTCCTGGGGAATCGCGACTCCTTCGTGATCAAGCCCGCCCGCGGCTCGGGCGGGAAGGGCGTGCTCGTCATCGTGGCCCGGGAGGGGGATTGGTTCATCAAGCCCAGCGGCTCGCGCTTGTCGCTCGACGAGATCCGTCACCATTGCTCGAATATCCTCGCCGGTCTGTTTTCCCTCGGTGGAAAGCGGGACGTGGGCCTGATCGAGTATCGCGTCCATCCCGCGCGGGTGCTTACCGAGATCAGTTTCCAAGGCGCGCCGGACATCCGCGTGGTCATGCTGCACGGCTACCCGGTGATGGCCATGCTGCGCGCTGCCACCCGCGAGTCGGATGGCCGGGCGAACCTGCACCAGGGAGCCATCGGCATCGGCATTGACCTCGCCACCGGACGTACGATACGCGCCGTACATCACGGCCATCCCATCGAGCGCCATCCGGACCTGAAGGTCCCTGTCGTGGGGGTGCAGTTGCCGCATTGGGATGCCATCCTCGACATCGCTGTCACCTGCCACGAGATGACCGGCTTGGGTTATCTCGGCGTGGACGTGATGATCGATGAGGAAAAAGGCCCGCTGATGATCGAGGTCAATGCCCGCCCCGGCCTCGCCATCCAGCTTGCCAATGGCGTCGGCCTTCTCCGCCGCCTGGAGCCAGCCCTCAACCGCCACGTCAGCCACCCGCACGACAGCCGGGAGCAGAAGATCGACTTCTCGCGACGGACGTTTGCAGCAAGTTAG
- a CDS encoding alpha-1,2-fucosyltransferase has product MTRAVVAMIKGGLGNQLFAYAAARAYAIRTRRELWIDDVSGYQRDGYNRAYKLDQFPIAATLASPRWRFGDPKGVHHKSMRSMNKVLPQVLKSYLAEDTDLTETQLTGFISNRLVVRLNGYWQSEKYFFERASTIRKELEPPAFPDGPDADMEARLASTNSIFLHIRRDRYSPRLGSGYYDSSIEAAMSTLGSCEFHVFGDDLDWARQYIDFQGAPVTFVTSESSDELRDFRLMAACRHAIIANSSFSWWAAYLRRHADKRVWTPNDPGWPLKPASEWTKVPNRLEH; this is encoded by the coding sequence GTGACCCGCGCTGTTGTCGCCATGATCAAGGGAGGACTGGGCAACCAGCTCTTTGCCTACGCCGCTGCCCGTGCCTACGCGATCCGCACCCGCCGCGAGCTGTGGATCGACGATGTGTCCGGCTACCAGCGCGACGGCTACAACCGGGCTTACAAGCTGGATCAGTTTCCCATCGCCGCCACCCTGGCATCTCCCCGCTGGCGCTTCGGCGATCCGAAGGGCGTGCATCACAAGTCGATGCGGTCCATGAACAAGGTGCTGCCGCAGGTGCTGAAGTCCTACCTGGCGGAAGATACGGACCTCACGGAAACGCAGCTCACGGGCTTCATCAGCAATCGCCTGGTCGTGCGGCTGAATGGCTACTGGCAGAGCGAGAAGTATTTCTTCGAACGCGCCTCGACCATCCGCAAGGAACTGGAGCCGCCTGCTTTCCCCGATGGCCCGGATGCCGACATGGAGGCTCGGCTTGCCTCGACCAACTCGATCTTCCTCCACATCCGCCGCGACCGCTACTCGCCACGGCTCGGCTCCGGCTACTACGACTCTAGTATCGAGGCGGCGATGTCCACGCTGGGGAGCTGCGAGTTCCACGTCTTCGGCGACGACCTGGACTGGGCGAGGCAGTACATCGACTTCCAAGGCGCTCCGGTGACCTTCGTCACCAGCGAGAGCAGCGATGAATTGCGCGACTTCCGCCTGATGGCCGCATGTCGCCACGCGATCATCGCGAACAGCTCCTTCAGTTGGTGGGCCGCCTACCTGCGCCGCCACGCCGACAAGCGCGTGTGGACGCCCAATGATCCGGGCTGGCCGCTCAAACCCGCGTCGGAATGGACGAAGGTGCCGAACCGGCTCGAGCACTGA
- a CDS encoding MBOAT family O-acyltransferase: protein MLFNSYIFLLVFLPIALIGWHAMKRAPFRVVLGWLVLVSLVYYGVWNPDEEHEWSPKYLVLILGSCVFNYYLGRSLSRRWREAADSAPPLEDGGGIMPPRAGKLILTAGVTANLLLLGYYKYVGFLGGILNKATDWPTNVPDIVLPLAISFFTFLQIAYLVDAYRGKTEEYHFTDYLLFVTFFPHLIAGPLIHHREMMPQFRKARVGWHRDFPVALGMFLMGLFKKVVIADNLAQIATPIFGLAAADGRDPTMAEAWAGAIAYALQLYFDFSGYSDMALGAARFFGIRFPLNFHSPYKADSIIEFWRRWHMTLSRFLRDYLYIPLGGNRKGPKRRYVNLFLTMLLGGIWHGAGWTFVAWGALHGLLLCVNHAWIGARKKMAWKAMPKVPAVALTFLAVLIGWVFFRAHDFESAGRMLASMFGLHGFGGWPDKAARVVASAEPLKLIPVLIGVWLLPNTQEIFARYRPALRVAGAPYPAGGTRRWWQWRPSKAFAAATLLMAIATGLQFDKVSEFIYFQF, encoded by the coding sequence GTGCTCTTCAATTCCTACATCTTCCTGCTCGTCTTCCTGCCGATCGCGCTGATCGGTTGGCATGCGATGAAGCGCGCGCCCTTCCGGGTGGTGCTCGGCTGGCTGGTGCTGGTCTCGCTCGTTTACTACGGCGTCTGGAATCCGGACGAAGAGCACGAGTGGAGCCCGAAGTATCTGGTGCTGATCCTGGGGTCCTGCGTCTTCAACTACTACCTCGGTCGTAGTTTGTCGCGCCGCTGGCGGGAGGCGGCCGATTCAGCCCCGCCCTTGGAAGATGGCGGCGGCATCATGCCGCCCCGCGCGGGCAAGCTGATCCTCACCGCGGGGGTGACGGCGAATCTCCTGCTGCTGGGATACTACAAGTATGTCGGCTTCCTCGGCGGCATCCTGAACAAGGCGACCGACTGGCCGACGAACGTCCCGGACATCGTCCTGCCACTGGCGATCTCCTTCTTCACCTTCCTGCAGATCGCCTACCTCGTGGACGCCTACCGGGGGAAAACGGAGGAGTATCACTTCACGGACTACCTGCTCTTCGTCACCTTTTTCCCGCACCTCATCGCGGGCCCGCTGATCCATCACCGGGAGATGATGCCGCAGTTCCGAAAGGCGCGTGTCGGCTGGCATCGTGACTTCCCCGTCGCGCTCGGCATGTTCCTGATGGGCCTCTTCAAGAAGGTCGTCATCGCGGACAATCTCGCCCAGATCGCCACGCCGATCTTCGGCCTGGCGGCAGCGGATGGTCGGGATCCGACCATGGCGGAGGCTTGGGCCGGAGCGATTGCCTACGCGCTGCAGCTCTATTTCGACTTCTCCGGCTACTCGGATATGGCGCTCGGTGCGGCGCGGTTTTTCGGCATCCGCTTCCCGCTGAATTTCCACTCACCTTACAAGGCGGACTCCATCATCGAGTTCTGGCGGCGCTGGCACATGACGCTGTCCCGCTTCCTGCGCGACTACCTCTACATACCGCTCGGCGGGAACAGGAAGGGGCCGAAGCGCCGGTATGTGAATCTCTTCCTCACCATGCTGCTCGGCGGCATCTGGCACGGCGCCGGATGGACCTTCGTGGCGTGGGGAGCCCTGCACGGCCTGCTGCTCTGCGTGAATCACGCGTGGATCGGCGCGCGTAAAAAGATGGCGTGGAAGGCGATGCCAAAGGTGCCCGCCGTGGCGCTCACTTTCCTCGCGGTGCTCATCGGCTGGGTCTTCTTCCGCGCACACGATTTCGAAAGCGCCGGGCGCATGCTCGCCTCGATGTTCGGCCTGCACGGCTTCGGCGGATGGCCGGACAAGGCGGCACGCGTGGTCGCCAGCGCCGAGCCGCTGAAGCTGATCCCGGTGCTCATCGGCGTGTGGCTGCTGCCAAACACCCAGGAGATTTTCGCCCGCTACCGCCCCGCCCTGCGCGTCGCCGGGGCACCCTATCCTGCCGGTGGCACGCGCCGCTGGTGGCAGTGGCGTCCGAGCAAGGCCTTCGCCGCGGCCACGCTGCTGATGGCGATTGCGACCGGCCTGCAATTCGACAAGGTCAGCGAATTCATCTACTTCCAGTTCTGA
- a CDS encoding FkbM family methyltransferase yields MKVSPYKRLEKAVKRAYLKPLTLLRYGTLRPERAKLCGSDHWIYIDADDPCARKKVIEEPLRGKVSDNLIFWRDFNAHLHPDLIVDVGLNYGECMFGTDYQENAVLYGFEANPRLIPHLEKSREAHPAHERMTITNCLVSDAPAEDVPFFVNPDWSGSSSAVREMNDRPQSLEFKLPAKTIDSVVPLESARGKTLLFKMDIEGYESKALRGSVETLASVGRSVGFIEFDAQYITWAGQSPMEYLGWLQQRFHTYRVASIRAKTLKKVEGFADIPKLHGDPNRVHVDLVLVGKQSPENWIAPQWSIVDSSPSAS; encoded by the coding sequence ATGAAAGTAAGCCCCTACAAGCGTTTGGAGAAAGCCGTCAAACGCGCCTACCTCAAGCCCCTGACCCTGCTCCGCTACGGGACGCTCCGCCCGGAGCGGGCCAAGCTGTGTGGCAGCGATCACTGGATCTACATTGATGCCGATGACCCGTGTGCCCGGAAAAAGGTCATCGAGGAGCCCCTGCGGGGAAAAGTCTCGGACAACCTCATCTTCTGGCGGGACTTCAATGCCCACCTGCACCCGGACCTGATCGTGGACGTGGGCCTGAACTACGGCGAGTGCATGTTTGGCACCGACTATCAGGAAAACGCGGTGCTCTACGGCTTCGAGGCAAACCCACGCCTGATTCCCCATCTCGAGAAGAGCCGCGAGGCGCACCCGGCGCACGAGCGGATGACGATCACGAATTGCCTCGTCTCCGACGCCCCGGCCGAGGATGTCCCGTTTTTCGTGAATCCCGACTGGAGCGGCAGTTCTTCCGCGGTACGGGAGATGAACGACCGCCCGCAGTCGCTGGAATTCAAGCTGCCCGCGAAAACCATCGACTCCGTGGTGCCGCTGGAATCCGCGCGGGGCAAGACGCTGCTCTTCAAAATGGACATCGAGGGCTACGAGAGCAAGGCGCTGCGGGGATCCGTGGAGACGCTGGCATCGGTCGGCCGGTCGGTCGGATTCATCGAGTTCGACGCGCAGTACATCACCTGGGCCGGACAGTCGCCGATGGAGTATCTCGGCTGGCTTCAGCAGCGCTTTCACACCTACCGCGTCGCGAGCATCCGGGCGAAGACACTGAAGAAGGTGGAGGGCTTTGCCGACATCCCGAAGCTCCATGGCGACCCGAACCGGGTGCACGTGGACCTCGTGCTGGTGGGCAAGCAGTCGCCTGAAAACTGGATCGCGCCGCAGTGGTCCATCGTCGATTCCAGCCCGAGCGCCTCGTGA
- the ychF gene encoding redox-regulated ATPase YchF: MLKAGIVGLPNVGKSTLFNAVTRSRKAEAANYPFCTIDPNVGIVVVPDPRLAVLSKISGSQKLVPTAIEFVDIAGLVKGASEGAGLGNQFLANIRETDAIVQVVRCFENDDIIHELGTVDPIRDIEIINAELILADIAAMEKRRVSREKKAKSGDKESKAEVELIDKMLPHLNDGKPALTLQLSDAERELMKDFFLLSDKKTIFACNVAEDELAAAQADPDSHEMVAKVRKFAAEAHGAEAVVISAKIEEELVDLSPEEASELLADMGIADSGVSALIRAAYHLLGLRTYLTTGVQETRAWTIHEGDKAPAAAGVIHTDFERGFIAAEVVHYDDLVAAGTKNGAKEAGKLRIEGKEYVVKDGDVIEFRFNVSK, translated from the coding sequence ATGCTCAAAGCCGGAATCGTTGGACTCCCGAACGTCGGAAAATCCACCCTCTTCAATGCCGTCACCCGCTCCCGCAAGGCGGAGGCGGCGAACTACCCGTTCTGCACGATCGACCCGAACGTCGGCATCGTGGTGGTGCCCGATCCCCGGCTCGCCGTGCTTTCGAAGATCTCCGGCTCCCAGAAGCTCGTGCCGACGGCCATCGAGTTCGTGGACATCGCCGGTCTCGTGAAGGGCGCGTCGGAAGGTGCAGGCCTCGGCAACCAGTTCCTGGCCAATATCCGCGAGACCGATGCCATCGTGCAGGTGGTCCGCTGCTTCGAGAATGACGACATCATTCACGAACTCGGCACCGTGGACCCGATCCGCGATATCGAGATCATCAATGCCGAGCTCATCCTCGCGGACATCGCCGCCATGGAAAAGCGCCGCGTCTCCCGCGAGAAGAAGGCGAAGAGCGGCGACAAGGAGTCGAAGGCCGAAGTCGAACTGATCGACAAGATGCTCCCGCACCTCAACGACGGGAAGCCAGCCCTGACTCTCCAACTCAGCGACGCCGAGCGCGAGCTGATGAAGGATTTCTTCCTGCTTTCCGACAAGAAGACCATCTTCGCCTGCAACGTGGCCGAGGACGAACTCGCTGCCGCACAGGCCGATCCGGATTCGCACGAAATGGTGGCCAAAGTCCGCAAGTTCGCCGCCGAGGCGCACGGTGCCGAGGCGGTCGTGATCTCCGCGAAGATCGAGGAGGAACTCGTGGACCTCTCTCCCGAGGAAGCCTCCGAACTGCTCGCCGACATGGGCATCGCCGACTCCGGCGTCTCCGCGCTGATCCGCGCGGCGTATCACCTGCTTGGCCTGCGCACCTACCTCACCACCGGCGTTCAGGAGACCCGCGCATGGACCATCCATGAGGGAGACAAGGCTCCGGCTGCCGCCGGCGTGATCCACACGGACTTCGAGCGCGGCTTCATCGCAGCCGAAGTGGTGCACTACGACGACCTCGTCGCAGCGGGCACGAAGAACGGCGCGAAGGAAGCGGGCAAGCTTCGCATCGAAGGCAAGGAATACGTCGTGAAGGACGGTGACGTCATCGAGTTCCGCTTCAACGTGAGCAAGTGA
- a CDS encoding phosphodiester glycosidase family protein: MFRPSCLLTALLVASCAPQAPVEMPRAAVEVQSNAPAKPEVAAPSAAPAPAPVAEAPAHPASAPQVIRTTLNGISVTAVVFDSRTHRLAIADQAGGPGSQWPDAASAARSLGGVAAVNAGFFTPEGKPLGLVVTGGKKISPLNRASSLGAGLFIGGTSPALLRRGQATSSPEVLQSGPFLVENGRVVSGLSPDSSTARTVLGWDGGSGWFIARTGGCSLAGLGHALAGAEIRGVKARTVLNLDGGRSSDLWVSSTVSGGPVSERPFWNKPVRNFLVLVPR, translated from the coding sequence GTGTTCCGACCCTCCTGTCTGCTGACCGCCCTGCTCGTAGCATCCTGCGCCCCGCAGGCTCCCGTGGAGATGCCCCGGGCGGCGGTGGAAGTGCAGTCGAATGCCCCGGCAAAACCGGAAGTCGCAGCCCCGTCGGCTGCACCCGCTCCGGCGCCTGTTGCGGAGGCACCAGCCCACCCGGCCAGCGCGCCACAGGTGATCCGCACGACGCTGAATGGCATCAGCGTGACAGCGGTGGTCTTTGACAGCCGTACGCACCGGCTAGCCATCGCCGATCAAGCGGGTGGCCCGGGCTCGCAATGGCCGGACGCTGCATCGGCGGCACGGAGTCTCGGCGGCGTGGCTGCAGTGAATGCCGGATTTTTCACGCCGGAGGGCAAGCCGCTCGGACTGGTCGTCACCGGCGGCAAAAAGATCAGCCCGCTCAATCGCGCCTCGTCGCTCGGGGCTGGGCTATTCATCGGCGGCACCTCCCCCGCCCTGCTCCGGCGCGGACAAGCGACCAGCTCCCCGGAGGTCCTGCAAAGCGGTCCCTTCCTCGTCGAAAACGGACGCGTCGTCTCCGGCCTCAGCCCGGATAGCTCCACCGCACGCACCGTTCTCGGGTGGGACGGCGGCAGCGGCTGGTTCATCGCCCGCACCGGCGGATGTTCGCTGGCCGGACTGGGGCATGCCCTCGCCGGGGCGGAAATCCGGGGCGTGAAGGCCCGCACCGTCCTCAATCTCGATGGCGGTCGCTCGTCCGATCTCTGGGTCTCGTCCACAGTCTCCGGCGGCCCGGTTTCCGAGCGACCCTTTTGGAACAAGCCGGTGCGGAACTTCCTCGTGCTCGTCCCCCGCTGA
- a CDS encoding ArsR/SmtB family transcription factor produces MASMLKSLKLLTDPTRLRILLLLDAEALSVADLQELLGMGQSRISTQLSQLKAGALVTDERSGKHNFYRSEMGPDLLKLAKEAAKEVPEVEKDLAALRHLQRKRRDKTRAYFDELAGRFGRDYVPGRSWKGLAEALLKVTNQGVVADLGAGEGTLAQMLARQAERVIAVDLSPKMVEFGSELARRHELANLEYRLGDIEEPPLEDASVDLAFLSQALHHAGTPEKALLQAFRIVKPGGRLVVLDLLQHTFEQARELYADVWLGFSEGELAAMLEKAGFVDIETAVVDREPEPPHFQTLLAVAKKPA; encoded by the coding sequence ATGGCGTCAATGCTGAAATCCCTGAAGCTCCTCACCGACCCGACCCGGCTGCGCATCCTGCTGCTGCTGGATGCGGAAGCGCTGAGCGTGGCGGATCTCCAGGAGCTGCTCGGCATGGGCCAGAGCCGGATCTCGACCCAGCTCTCCCAGCTCAAGGCGGGGGCGCTGGTGACCGACGAGCGCAGCGGGAAGCACAATTTCTACCGCTCTGAAATGGGCCCGGACCTGCTGAAGCTGGCCAAGGAGGCGGCCAAGGAAGTGCCGGAGGTGGAGAAGGATCTCGCCGCCCTGCGCCACCTGCAACGGAAGCGCCGGGACAAGACCCGCGCGTATTTCGACGAACTCGCCGGGCGCTTCGGCCGCGACTACGTGCCTGGCCGCTCTTGGAAAGGACTGGCGGAGGCCCTGCTGAAAGTGACGAACCAAGGCGTGGTCGCTGACCTCGGCGCGGGCGAAGGAACGCTCGCCCAGATGCTCGCGCGTCAGGCCGAGCGAGTGATCGCCGTGGACCTATCGCCGAAGATGGTGGAATTCGGCAGCGAACTCGCCCGCCGTCATGAGCTGGCGAATCTGGAATACCGGCTCGGCGACATCGAGGAGCCCCCCCTCGAAGACGCCTCGGTGGATCTCGCCTTCCTCAGCCAGGCACTGCATCACGCGGGAACGCCGGAAAAGGCGCTCCTGCAGGCATTCCGCATCGTGAAACCGGGCGGGCGGCTGGTCGTGCTGGATTTGCTCCAGCACACCTTCGAGCAAGCACGCGAATTGTATGCCGACGTGTGGCTCGGCTTCAGCGAGGGTGAGCTGGCGGCGATGCTGGAAAAGGCGGGCTTCGTGGACATCGAAACCGCCGTGGTGGATCGCGAGCCGGAGCCTCCGCACTTCCAGACGCTGCTGGCAGTGGCGAAAAAGCCCGCGTGA
- the metK gene encoding methionine adenosyltransferase — protein MSTYIFSSESVGEGHPDKVADTISDAILDALLAKDPKSRVACETFVKSNIVVVGGEITSSAKIDYEKVIRDAVRGIGYTNSDDIFHADTLFINNYLTGQSPDIAQGVDAKKAKGKKTAEQGAGDQGIMFGYACDETPELMPAPVMYAHRLGRELTKIRKSGKVKWLRPDAKSQVSVEYVDGKPTRIVNVVISTQHAAGVEHAVIEKFCIEQVIKKVLPKNMLTKDTEYLINPTGNFVIGGPQGDSGLTGRKIIVDTYGGMGRHGGGAFSGKDPSKVDRSAAYMGRWVAKNVVAAGLAKKVEIQFAYAIGHPLPVSVHVDTFGTGTKPDADILAAVLKVFSFKPADIIKQLNLLRPIYGKSTNYGHFGKDDSDLTWERTDKVAALKKAIR, from the coding sequence ATGAGTACCTACATTTTCTCTTCCGAGTCCGTCGGCGAAGGCCATCCGGACAAAGTGGCTGACACCATCTCCGACGCGATCCTCGACGCCCTCCTGGCCAAGGACCCGAAGAGCCGTGTCGCCTGCGAGACCTTCGTGAAGTCGAATATCGTCGTCGTCGGTGGCGAGATCACCTCCAGCGCCAAGATCGACTACGAAAAGGTCATCCGCGACGCCGTCCGCGGCATCGGCTACACCAACAGCGACGACATCTTCCACGCCGACACGCTGTTCATTAACAACTACCTCACCGGCCAGTCTCCCGACATCGCCCAGGGCGTGGACGCGAAGAAGGCCAAGGGCAAGAAGACCGCCGAGCAGGGCGCGGGCGACCAAGGCATCATGTTCGGCTACGCTTGCGACGAGACTCCCGAGCTCATGCCCGCCCCGGTGATGTATGCGCACCGCCTCGGCCGCGAGCTGACGAAGATCCGCAAAAGCGGCAAGGTGAAGTGGCTCCGCCCGGACGCGAAGTCGCAGGTCTCCGTGGAATACGTGGACGGCAAGCCGACCCGCATCGTCAATGTCGTCATCTCCACCCAGCACGCCGCCGGCGTGGAGCACGCTGTCATCGAGAAGTTCTGCATCGAGCAGGTCATCAAGAAGGTGCTGCCGAAGAACATGCTCACCAAGGACACCGAGTATCTCATCAATCCGACCGGCAACTTCGTGATCGGTGGCCCGCAGGGCGACTCCGGCCTCACCGGCCGCAAGATCATCGTGGACACCTACGGTGGCATGGGCCGCCACGGTGGTGGTGCCTTCTCCGGCAAGGACCCGTCGAAGGTGGACCGCTCCGCAGCCTACATGGGCCGCTGGGTTGCCAAGAACGTCGTCGCCGCCGGCCTCGCGAAGAAGGTGGAGATCCAGTTCGCCTACGCCATCGGCCACCCGCTTCCCGTCAGCGTCCACGTCGACACCTTCGGCACCGGCACCAAGCCCGACGCCGACATCCTCGCCGCCGTCCTGAAGGTCTTCTCCTTCAAGCCCGCCGACATCATCAAGCAGCTCAACCTGCTCCGCCCGATCTACGGCAAGTCCACGAACTACGGTCACTTCGGCAAGGATGACTCCGACCTGACCTGGGAACGCACCGACAAGGTCGCGGCTCTCAAGAAGGCGATTCGCTAA
- a CDS encoding four helix bundle protein: MPLHHFEELEVWKRSSRLAVSVLELIEPVKLYALRDQMARCCISVPSNIAEGAERESNREFRRFLAIAKGSAGELRTQLYIGIRAGCFSNEVANPLIEETKQIASMIEGLRKKLGGGGFVNLLFGWLF, translated from the coding sequence ATGCCGCTGCATCACTTCGAAGAACTTGAAGTTTGGAAGCGAAGCTCGCGGCTGGCGGTCTCCGTTTTGGAGCTCATCGAACCTGTGAAGCTCTATGCATTACGGGATCAAATGGCCCGGTGCTGTATCTCGGTTCCTTCAAATATAGCCGAGGGTGCAGAGCGTGAAAGCAACCGCGAATTCAGGCGCTTCCTGGCCATCGCAAAAGGTTCGGCAGGCGAGCTTCGCACACAGCTCTACATCGGGATACGTGCTGGCTGCTTCAGCAATGAAGTAGCCAATCCTCTCATCGAAGAAACCAAACAGATAGCCTCCATGATCGAAGGCCTCCGGAAAAAGCTCGGAGGTGGAGGTTTCGTCAATCTCCTATTCGGCTGGCTATTTTAG